The following are from one region of the Desulfonatronovibrio magnus genome:
- a CDS encoding nucleotidyltransferase family protein produces the protein LANHAAELLRKEYSAKKVILFGTLAMDTGFSEHSDIDLAAYGIPDALFYRAAARVSGLSPEFTVDLVDPDSCRPSVRESILTRGIEL, from the coding sequence CTTGCAAACCATGCTGCAGAGCTTTTACGCAAGGAGTATTCCGCAAAAAAAGTTATTCTATTTGGCACATTGGCCATGGATACCGGTTTTTCCGAACATTCAGATATAGATTTGGCTGCGTATGGAATACCTGATGCTTTATTTTATCGCGCGGCAGCCAGAGTTTCAGGTCTTAGCCCGGAATTTACAGTCGATCTGGTGGATCCGGATTCATGCCGACCATCTGTCAGGGAATCGATCCTGACCAGGGGTATTGAGTTGTGA
- a CDS encoding lipopolysaccharide biosynthesis protein: MQPTAPQTSILTRFTNGISSRWNSKSHSGSIFRNMAMLASGSAGAKAIGALSVPVITRIYLPEHFGVLAVFTSLTALLVPFGTLRYSMALPLPNRDGTATNLAVLCVSSLLIVSLLVTLVFWIAAPYLLELLSMQALLPFWWLLPLAIAGTGLYELLTNWAVREKAFKPLARTRVWQAIIGAITKIGLGLLGLKPLGLLIGQVFTQAGGVFSLFRSFSGKLKTTWRQVSITRIRFLLRRYADFPKYRLPSQFLLIVSTKAPLLFFAWQFGAEITGQLGLALMMLALPMTLFGQTTGQAYYAEIARIGRKNPEEIHKVTKSITKKLFLISIPPFLVLLTFGPWLFEIVFGEVWREAGVFASILAIYLLAQFIYSPIGNGIFNVLGRQSTILLINISRITLIACAFYISYILSFSQYFTLITYSIVLTIQYVIVIFIVFYTIKKSIKGLTDVKYS; the protein is encoded by the coding sequence ATGCAACCAACAGCACCCCAAACATCCATCCTCACCCGCTTCACCAATGGCATTTCATCCAGGTGGAACAGTAAGAGCCATTCGGGTTCGATTTTTAGAAACATGGCCATGCTGGCGTCTGGTTCTGCCGGGGCCAAGGCCATCGGGGCGTTGTCCGTGCCGGTGATCACCAGGATCTATCTGCCTGAGCATTTCGGGGTGCTGGCGGTATTTACATCTTTGACTGCCCTGCTGGTGCCATTTGGCACATTGCGCTATTCCATGGCCCTGCCACTGCCCAATAGGGACGGAACAGCCACTAACCTGGCCGTGCTCTGCGTATCTTCACTTTTGATTGTTTCTTTGCTGGTCACCCTGGTATTCTGGATAGCCGCACCGTACCTGCTTGAACTTTTGTCCATGCAGGCTCTGTTGCCTTTCTGGTGGCTGCTTCCATTGGCCATTGCCGGTACTGGCTTATACGAACTTCTGACAAACTGGGCCGTGCGGGAAAAGGCCTTTAAACCCCTGGCCAGAACCAGAGTCTGGCAGGCAATAATTGGAGCAATCACCAAGATCGGTTTGGGCCTTCTGGGCTTGAAGCCCTTGGGCCTGCTCATCGGGCAGGTCTTTACCCAGGCAGGTGGTGTATTTTCCTTATTTAGGAGTTTTTCAGGTAAACTCAAGACTACATGGCGGCAGGTATCAATCACACGCATCCGTTTCCTGCTCAGGCGCTACGCTGACTTTCCCAAGTACCGCCTGCCATCCCAGTTTTTATTGATTGTCTCCACCAAAGCGCCATTGCTGTTCTTTGCCTGGCAGTTTGGAGCAGAAATAACCGGTCAGCTCGGCCTGGCCCTGATGATGCTGGCCCTGCCCATGACTTTGTTCGGCCAGACCACGGGACAGGCATACTACGCAGAAATCGCCCGCATCGGCCGCAAAAATCCGGAAGAGATTCACAAAGTCACCAAGAGCATCACCAAAAAGCTTTTTCTTATCAGCATCCCTCCTTTTCTGGTTTTGCTCACATTCGGTCCCTGGCTATTTGAGATTGTTTTTGGAGAAGTTTGGAGGGAGGCTGGTGTATTTGCCAGTATTTTAGCTATTTATTTATTGGCGCAATTTATATACAGTCCCATAGGAAATGGGATTTTTAATGTACTTGGAAGGCAATCCACCATTCTATTGATTAATATAAGCCGAATAACCTTAATTGCATGTGCATTTTATATTTCATATATATTGAGCTTTAGTCAATATTTTACACTTATTACATACAGCATCGTACTAACTATCCAATATGTAATAGTAATTTTTATTGTTTTTTATACAATTAAAAAATCCATTAAAGGTCTGACTGATGTTAAGTATAGCTAA
- a CDS encoding nitroreductase family protein, giving the protein MLSIAKNIYRLSFQSLKILMYYLNDAKKYYFSAIFPRKKYRRIEGIIIKLTHSMEKRLSFENRDPSFGKEKAFKLISLLESGLKDSNSKVSSTIACWSISTLNEFSKTFMEKNEQIEFLKRLTSISKLLINHINPTEIQGGIFELTRDEILTSSKDNYEYFSKNRHSIRNFAGPARIEIIKQSISLAQKCPSTCNIQPVRVYLTEDEKTLNSILSIQRGNKGFTEKIPQLLVFTADLSLYSGFRERNQCYVDGGIFSLSAAYALHFNGVGSCFLNWASSRKEDVRLREILNIPENEVVIVLLAIGNLSEKISIPLSKRRPMDEIFKVV; this is encoded by the coding sequence ATGTTAAGTATAGCTAAAAATATCTACAGATTGTCATTTCAATCACTAAAAATATTGATGTATTATTTAAATGATGCAAAAAAATATTATTTTTCTGCAATATTTCCAAGAAAAAAATATCGTAGAATTGAAGGTATAATAATAAAACTGACCCATTCCATGGAAAAAAGACTCAGCTTTGAAAACAGAGATCCATCATTTGGCAAGGAAAAGGCATTTAAATTAATTTCACTTTTAGAAAGCGGTTTAAAGGATAGTAATAGTAAAGTAAGCAGTACGATTGCCTGTTGGTCCATTAGCACATTGAACGAGTTTTCCAAAACATTCATGGAAAAAAATGAACAAATCGAATTCCTCAAAAGATTGACCAGTATTTCCAAGCTGCTAATAAATCATATTAACCCTACAGAAATACAGGGTGGTATATTTGAACTTACTCGTGACGAAATATTAACTTCTTCAAAAGATAATTATGAATACTTTTCTAAAAACAGGCACTCCATAAGAAATTTTGCAGGTCCAGCTAGAATTGAAATAATCAAACAATCAATATCATTGGCTCAAAAATGCCCGTCAACCTGCAATATCCAACCGGTTCGTGTCTACCTGACTGAAGATGAAAAAACTTTAAATAGCATATTGAGTATTCAAAGGGGGAATAAGGGATTTACAGAAAAGATCCCTCAGTTATTGGTGTTTACTGCCGATTTGTCACTATATTCTGGTTTCAGAGAAAGAAACCAGTGCTATGTAGATGGAGGCATTTTTTCATTGTCTGCAGCATATGCACTGCATTTTAATGGAGTTGGATCATGTTTTCTGAACTGGGCATCCTCCAGAAAAGAAGATGTTCGACTACGCGAAATTTTGAATATCCCTGAGAATGAGGTTGTTATAGTGTTGCTGGCAATCGGCAATCTGTCGGAAAAAATCAGTATACCACTGTCAAAAAGAAGACCAATGGATGAAATATTTAAAGTTGTATAA
- a CDS encoding UDP-N-acetylglucosamine 1-carboxyvinyltransferase, with protein sequence MNDADFRSKKTMKVRGGQIPQGSVKVSGAKNAATRLMAAALLTDERVTLYNFPTELVDARYKADFMRKVGAVVEFDEGSSLLTIHADQATTPDLDNYAYPIRTTYLLVAGQLNKTGLARIPYPGGCSIGKRKYDLHVMVWERMGCEVKEKEDHIEIRGQLKPAEINFPISTIGGTENALICGAGIEGTTIIRNAYVSPEVYCLIEFLHSLGANIKTTGNSFISVTGSTKLRGSTFKVIPDRIEALTWIIFGALSQGAIIIENVPFDVMDSPLLHLRESGLDIYQNSTNVYINKHCLKNGSIQPFELACGTYPGVISDMQPFFTLLGLKAQGISRIYDYRYPDRTAYLGEMAKFCPDALRWESGKITIHGPGKFQATDAVSTDLRGSMGMVIAGLLADGVSTISDVGMALRGYDRMLEKLQVLGIECELLDDGNGPNGIELSSEGQPPANSG encoded by the coding sequence ATGAATGATGCGGATTTTCGTTCCAAGAAAACCATGAAAGTCAGGGGTGGGCAAATACCTCAAGGTTCAGTTAAAGTCAGCGGCGCAAAAAACGCAGCCACCAGACTCATGGCTGCTGCCCTGCTTACTGACGAACGGGTTACTCTGTATAACTTTCCAACAGAACTTGTGGATGCACGGTACAAAGCTGACTTTATGCGCAAAGTCGGGGCTGTTGTTGAGTTTGATGAGGGTTCATCTTTGCTGACTATCCATGCTGACCAGGCCACTACGCCGGACTTGGATAATTACGCATACCCCATACGCACCACTTATCTACTTGTTGCCGGTCAGTTGAACAAAACCGGACTGGCCAGGATTCCCTATCCTGGAGGATGCAGCATAGGCAAGCGCAAATACGATCTGCATGTCATGGTCTGGGAACGAATGGGCTGTGAGGTTAAAGAAAAAGAAGATCACATCGAGATTCGAGGGCAATTAAAGCCAGCAGAAATCAACTTTCCCATAAGCACCATCGGTGGAACAGAAAACGCTCTAATTTGCGGCGCTGGCATTGAGGGAACGACCATAATCCGCAATGCATATGTTTCACCGGAAGTTTATTGCCTGATTGAGTTTCTGCATAGCCTTGGAGCGAATATAAAAACCACAGGCAACAGTTTTATCAGCGTCACCGGCAGTACCAAACTCAGAGGGTCAACTTTCAAAGTCATTCCGGACCGGATTGAAGCTCTGACCTGGATTATTTTCGGTGCGCTTTCCCAAGGGGCGATCATCATCGAAAATGTTCCCTTTGATGTCATGGATTCGCCTTTGCTGCATCTCAGGGAGTCTGGACTGGATATTTATCAAAATTCCACCAATGTCTATATTAACAAGCATTGTCTTAAAAACGGCTCAATCCAGCCATTTGAACTGGCCTGCGGTACATATCCTGGTGTTATTTCCGACATGCAGCCTTTTTTTACACTTTTGGGACTTAAGGCCCAGGGTATCAGTCGTATCTATGATTATCGTTACCCCGATAGAACGGCTTACTTGGGGGAAATGGCCAAATTCTGTCCTGACGCGCTAAGGTGGGAATCAGGAAAAATCACCATCCATGGACCTGGCAAATTTCAGGCGACAGATGCAGTTTCAACAGACTTGAGGGGGAGCATGGGTATGGTCATAGCGGGGCTTCTGGCTGATGGTGTGTCCACGATTTCTGACGTTGGCATGGCTCTGAGGGGTTATGATAGGATGCTTGAGAAGTTACAAGTGTTGGGAATTGAGTGTGAGTTGTTGGATGATGGAAATGGCCCAAATGGGATTGAATTATCAAGTGAAGGACAACCTCCTGCGAA